In Zingiber officinale cultivar Zhangliang chromosome 1A, Zo_v1.1, whole genome shotgun sequence, the DNA window ATACGGAGTTAAAAGTTTTTGGGCATGGTGAGAATCAAGGCCTATTAGACTAGGCTTAgactgaatttaatttgaatttaatttatttaagtccATCAATCATAGTTTCAATGCTTTTAAAATCCTAACATTTATCATGGATAAGATTAGAAGAATGCAAGAGAATTATTAGTATTATACTAAAGTGAATTAGAGGTGTCTAAATTCATATATAATATTGTgccataattaattaatgaaGATTGAATTTTTTAAACAATATCTCTAAATCGATAGGGATCATGAGTCAAGAGTTTTGGGGACGGTGACacttaagagaataaaagaaaCCTATTAAATAAGGTTTGAATTGAGAGTAAAGATCTTTTTGTCCATAATCTCTGATCCTTTTTGTAATTTGCATGTCGGATCGTAATCAAAATCTGATCAAAATTGACGACGATCTCTCTTGGGTTCACTTTTCTATCTAAGTTATAGTTTGGTTTGAGACAGACCGCCAGAGACCGCCTGCAGTGGATGGGCCGCCTGCAGTGGGTGGGCCGCCTGCGGTGGGCAGGGCCCCTCCTGCTCGGCGTCATATAGTTCGTCCACTGTCAGTGGCCTTCAGCCGCCTACCTCGAACCAAATTATAACCTGAGTGGGAAGATAAATTCAAGGGAGATCATAACTAAttttgactagattccgatcgcAATCCGACCTATACATTATTGAAGGGaccaagagaaaataaaaaattatggaCTAAGGATCTGAACTCTTGGATTGAGGTTAAAACTTATTGATGGTTTAAATGTTTTTGATATCATAAAATTTTAACATGGATAAAATCAAAAGAGTGCAAGGAAATTTTTGGTATCGTCCTAAAGTGAGCTAGAGTTGTCTATCTTCAGATATGATATCGTactaaaagtaaaataatttatAGGTCCAAAGTTTTGAGGCATAGTGAAattcaagggaggaagaaatcTATTAGTTCAAATCTTTCACCTTTGGAGCATCTGGTAGTTGCTTCTGCCAAAGCAACACcaaggtaaattttttttttcaatttttttatctttgtttcatttttttctcttgtaattaactattaaaaagattaaaaaaaactaaaaatatatttttacttttataaatattcttttataaatttataatttttttattaaggcttaaaattaaaaaaaaatagataaatttgGGAGATCGCCATCatgacataaatttaaaataaaattgaggaggttatttaaaaattataaataagagATTATTTATAATGAATAacattaatttaatataaatttaaaatttttaaaatcatcatgaaataattaaaaaaaattgtcttGACTAGTTCGGTTTGGTttaaatgagaaaaaaattatttttaatttagggTTGGAATAGACCTAAAGATTATTCTTAAAAAAATGTGCTCTTGAATAAAAATCAAGGTTTAATTGGCTCTTGATAATTCTCAAAAGTTTGGTACGGCATGGTAAAATGCCACTCTCTTCGCCTCCAGCTCATATTCGACTGATCATCATATTACTGGCATGAAAAATCAAGGCTTGAACAGCAAAGACAACTACCACCATCCACTGTTCCAAACGCTGCTCGCAGATATTCTACGCCAAGCAAAAAGAGCAAAAGATTTGGACATTCCAAACAGAGTTCCTGAAAAAGCCCTTGCTTTCAGCGGTGTCTGAACGAGGAAACGATACTTGTAATGCATTCAAGTGAAAGCAAGCTTCCAAATTGAAGCACAATGAAGGAACAAGTCTTCACTGATACGTTCAACTTCATGGCCCCATAGAAAAGGCACTATTACTCTATGGACCCAGAGATTCTGAGCGAGATCCCCAGTAGAATTGATTCAACCGTTTGTCTAATTGATGATCATTAGTAATTAAATTACATAAAGAGGTTTAGATAATATCCTTACTCGTTTAACTATTCGCATATAAACATAGAGTTCTTATTAGATAAATATTGAAGTAGCAATCTATTTTTAACAAAAAATCAATATTGTTGTGTTCATATATACAAAGAAACTAAATATTAATCAAGCGTCAAAAGGGGATAAGAATTAACCTACATTGGACAGAATTTCAAGTTATAATAGAAATTTACATCATCGAATCATAAATCTAACAAAGTGCAAGTACCTTAGATTTATAAAAACAGACCAAATGTCTTTCATAAAGTTTGGGCTACTTGGATCATCACCAGTGATTAAATCATATGTTCCAGAATGAAAACATAGCACATAAATTGAAACTGGCATAAGATATAAACTAGCATACAAAAATTACAAGTTTTAAGTCAGTTGGATGATATTTTCAACAGTTTGATCAGTGATGAGATATCTTGAATACATTGAGGGGGAAAAAAAAAGGAGGGTAATGGCGATAGTATGAAAGCAATAATTTTGAGCTGCCAAGAGTTCCCATGTTTGGCCCTCAATATTAGTAGTCAATAAGAATAATGCATTAGGGTACGCATTCTCCAAGCCTTCGTAATCATGAACGCAATGCCAGTGCAATTTAGATTCTGTATCTGCCACTGTAAGTGCATTTTGAGCAACTCAGTCTCTCAAGGTTGGGTAGGCATTCACTGTGATTTAAGTTGTAAAGCTAAGTAAAAGTGGCAGATCAATCTTCAAATTCGAATGAAAATGTTTGGGTCTCATCTGCAACTTGGTGTGACTTTTAGGATAATAAAGCATGTACATTTGAATAGCAGAGAAATCACCATGACAAGTATTCAATCCTCATCGCTATCATATACTACTGCTTTTCTGCGATGAACTGTCTTTCTAGGAGGAGACTCCTCATCTGACTCGATCTCCTTGCGTTTCAGGTTGCTGCGTCcagtttcctttattttttttcttggctCCTATAGCAAGAAAATAACAATTAAGCATTTCAAAAGAAATGAATGGTATCGACTATCAAGTCTTTTGAAACTCACAGTTATATAAATGTTTCCAATGAGAGCAACTATCAATCATATGACCTGATTCATAACACTAGATCACATAGTACAATACTACATTGTCAGTTGAACTTTAGGCTCAATACTACATTGAATCAGGACCTTTAGGCTCTCAACTTATCTTTGTTTTGATGAGGAAGCGGCCCATTGTTCACCTTGATTTGGTCAAAATATGCAGAATCTCTAACTTTTCATGGAGGATTAGATCCAATAATAGGTGGTCTATGGATGGCTGATATTGCAAGCCATCATTTAGCTATTTGCAATTCTTTTCCAGATCACAGGTCATGTGTAAGTACAGAACTAGCTAGGGCATTAGTCATGGCCTTAAAGATAATTTAAGATAATCTGTGTGCTTAGTTAGAGCGAGAAGTTACGAAGTTCATGATCATAAGTTTcacttttattccaaatgaattGTATCAGTGTTGTCATTCTTATGCCCTTTGTTAAAGTTGATCAAAGCTGTACCAGATATATTTACTTTTAGTGATAGGTGCACAAATTAGATTCTCATATTATTATACCTGGTAGTCATGATCCACAGCTTCTTTCCGTGCAATATAATTAACAAATGAACTGAAAAGAATTACAGTTTGTCTTGGACATAGTATATAATATCGAGTAGAAATATAAAACACACTTGACAGCATAGATCAACATCGTTTAGGGAAAATggctataatcaacaacatcgTCAAGCCATATTAGTCCAAACTATTTTATTTACATATTAGTCAAATATTAAATCAATCTTCTCATGAAGTAATCACAAGCCATATGTTAGATGCAATGAACAGCCACATGTTGGTAGAGTTTTAAAATGACCATCATCAAGTAATATTGTCCGAACTATATGGGATTGTTTCAATGGAGTTTATCATTTCAGTGAACAGATACAAGGCTATATCTTGTAATATTTAAGTCTTTTAAATCATCTTGCATTAAGTTAATGAGAGTTTTCTTTGATTTCCCTATACTTTCTCAAGCTTCAAATCTAATCGATTCAGCATGTCTAGCAATAAAATATTCTCTTCCATTATATCATTTAATGGAGGTAGAACTAAATGCTCCTGGGTAGTAATTATATTTTATCTCATACCACTCCATCTCAACTATCAACTGTTTTCCTTCAACCCTCAAGTTCATCAAGCTCCTCTCGAGCTATGGGCAATTCAAAAGATACAGAAGTGCCATTTATTTCTTCATGCTCACTCCAAGTCCAGAGTACCATTTGTACAAATAAGGATACCCTTCTTTACATGTTTTTTTCTTCATCTAGATACATATAGGATAAACGACCCTTCATATCTTATAAACAAGGACCCCATGATCCTTACCTGAGATCGCAAATCCCAAGTTTGTCCATGAAGAGTTAATCTAATTATATTAGGACATCCGCAATCGTAAACCTCTTAAAGAGGTTTATGTTCTGCCATATCATTGtcacatcaaaagttaaaaaccttacttcttttaaaaatcattctctattatcataaaacctctcttttttaaaaactCCACTTCTTTCAAAATTCTCTCTCTATCCTCtctccactattttttttttataaacctgatcccaagattttgatacaggtttataaaaaaaaactataatccCCACCTATGTAGTGGAGGAGGGGTTTATATTGAGAGATTTATAACATAAATTGCCTGCTATAAATCTCCCACTGCAGATGCCCTTAGTTTCTATTATTGATTTCTTCTTTGTAATATTAGTGGATAGGGCCTCATTGAAAAAGCGTTATCAAATCTCATGCGTTGGATACTCTTGCTAATGCGAATGGAAACCTTATATAGATATACCATTCTATGTACTCAGACACATATTCATTGGCAACTCCATATCaagtaattatatttttttatctatcatattcatattaatattaataatttaattcaatATTTAAAATTGTCAATTTGATTTTTGTAATGTTACTTCGTGTTTTTAATCattcattaaatatttttaaaaagaatgataatcaaatctatatttttcgaaCATGTAACTCCCATTAGTCATATGAAAGAATGATAATTTTTCCTAAACTCTACCTATTATTTAGCAAACATTAAAGAGTTGAATCATTATcattaacaaaaaaattaaataaaatattggaCTTCATTTTTATTTAGCATCTTCTCAATTTTTTGATAGATTGgatatttaaaataacttgaattTGATTGAATTCTTATTATATTATACATTATTGTagtactaattttaattttatagtttttgtttgatttatttttctagAAACGAAATACATTATTACTCTAGAGAATCATACATCTTAAATATTAAAAGCATGAACTAAATTTTATACATGAGGCAAAGAATGAGTTATCACCCAGTTTTGTTGAATACCTGTCTACCTTCATTCCTAAACTCATCAAAACTACAATAAGAATATCATTTGAATCTACAATTTTAcctatttttaatttctttaaagcAATAAATGTGCTACTTCAAGTCCACTTTGAACTATTGATACGTCTAATTGGAAGTAACCAAATAAGTTTACAATGAAACCTAGAAATTGGTCACTAATCCATTTGAACCTTGATTTAGGAGTACATCATAAAAAATAATTGACTCTAGATATAGTAACATGGGATaaaattatttgaagcatgcataGAACCAAAAGTGTCCCTTGTTTCAAAGAGAGGAAAACAAATTATCCACAATTTATTTAATGTCCAAAGGCGAATTAAAAGCCAAGTGGTGGTAATTAAGATCCCGTAGGAAAAAATGACTTTAGCTCCATACTTTTGGGGTTAATATGACGAAAAAAGCTCCAAATTCTAAGGTGACATTTACAACCTCCAAAACTATAACTTTCATAGAATGATCATTAAATTTCATCTTTAAGTAATTGCATTGTCATCACAAAAAACATTTTATCATCTTTTACACATCTAATATTACTAAAATCTCTATATTTAAtttctctaactttaatccaatAGATAGTTTTCCCTTAGgcagccttggcgcaacggtaaaattgCTACTTTGTGATTGGGAGGTCACGGGTTTGAGTCAAACATCCTCTTGCAATGCAAGTAAGGCTCTATACAATACACCCAATATGGTCTGACTCTTCCCCGGGACCCCATATTAGTAGGAGCTTCATGCACTAGGATGCCCCTTTTTTTAATAGTTTTCTCCCCTTTTTACTTCTTAATACCAACACCATTAAACTCATTGTTTTGAACTTCATAGGTGCTACATATAATAAACTAAATACTATGAAAAAGATATTTAGATAAAATAAACTATAGAAGCAATATTGTAAACCAGCAATTTCATCTATAAAGAAGAATTTTCCTTTTTCGTCAAATAAATAACTTCAATAAGCCATCTACTTTTggaaattgttttttttaatagtTAAAAAAGGTGCAAGAAAGTACtaatgataaattttatttggtTGTTATTCTTACCTCCTCTTCTTCTGATGGAGATATAGCATCAGCAGCTTCTTCATCTACCTCTTCTTCATATTCATCTTCATTTTCTTGCTCATCTTCCCTTGCACCCATTGGAGACCTCTCAATCTCTTCACCTTCACTTTCATATTCTGATTCTTCTTTTTCACTCTCAGAGTATTCCTCAAGCGGTCTCTTTGATGAGCGAGCAGCAGATAAGGATGGTTTATTTGTATGTAGATTTGACTGACAAATCACAGAACTTGGAGGCATAAGGTTAAAGAAAAAGGATTTGACAAATGGCAGTTGCACAATATTGCATTTCTTATTCTAACCTTTTTTGCATTAATTATGCGTTTCTCAGCCCTTGCTTCTGCTTCCAAGTCTTCCTCAAAACGACTACGAGCTGAACCTCGATGAGAACTGTAATAGTCTTCCGCTTCATCTTCCTACAGTCATATCAAACAGCTGTGGCTCATAGTAAATGGCAATGGAATTAgagttttaagataattaaactaaTATAAAAGTGAAGCAAAGATGATTGTTTCTACAAGGGAATAAACATAAGAGCTGTTGCTCATACAAAATGATCTTATGCAAGACCTCATGgcaacaaagggagaaagcatgCACAGACAAAGGTTGGATTTGAGAAGGCTTTCCCAAGGTGCTTTGATATAGTGTTCAGTAAACAGATGCCTCAAATCCCCTTGCTCAAACCACTGCATGCTCAAAGTGGCTTTTCTAAAACAGATGAGAAGTTGCATTCCAAAAGTTATTTCCCAAAAAAAATTACTTCCAAAAGTTAATATCAATATTAGACAAATAATGGAACATTCATActttattatattatataaattacttTTGTTTTATTgcctcaaaataaattttaaatgataAATTATTATCTATATATCAATAATTCTGTAAATAATATTCATCATTACTATCCATCAAGTTGTATTTGTCCCAACTATTAGGGTGGGATTATAAATATGCAAATAATACTGATAAACAAAAAAcagaaaaatatcttaaaataatCTTCAGTAAACGAATCAAAATATTCATTGCTTAGTTCAACAATAAATCACTAAAATAATATGTAATCATATAATGTCATCAAGATTTATGTAACCATTAGAACAAACTACACATTTTAAGAAagttaacatttttttaaaaaaaataattgattgtatgaataatattatttttatataatacaAATTGATTAAATTcttaaaatatgatatattaGCAATTAGAAATAATCATCAATTAATAACATTAGAATCATCATGCCATATGAAGTAAATAGTATCATTGTCGAAAAATTTATATTCTTTatcatttaggtataaatatAACATCTTATAGCAATAGGTTTATAATAAAATACAAACTATTAATAACATAGTTTTATaataaaatacaaactaataaTCCCATCATTAAAATAACTacatttttaaaacatgcatctaAAAAGTTAGGAAAAAATCTGAGTGGCAAATATAATTTGTTTTATAAttcaattaataatatttaatttatttagttaCAATATTACTATTACTGTTTCACAATAATGAAAGATGTTTACAAGTACACTTTATCCTACGTTAACTAACAAAATTGTTTTTCAAAGGAATCTTGAGATGCGTGTCAGCAATCACTGAACTACTTTCATAGTTTAGTAGAATGCATTTCCTGAATACACTTTTGATATACAAATGACATGTCAAGGCCAACCTGATTCTCCAGTTTATCAACTGTAATGCTAGTAAGAACAACAAAAACAGACAGAATAACTGAGATTATTCTGAATGTTTCAATTGCTGAAACAATAGAGTAAATAATGAAACAAGtcagaaacaaaaaaaaagaaaaaaaaaatgtaaaataataTATTCAAACATTATATtacaaactaataaaaaaaatgctaACGCCAAGAGTAAACCTTGTaaagcataaaggaaaccataaaaccattaaaaaaaaggacagcccggtgcacgaagctcccgccatgcgggatcccggggaaggatccattgtacgcagccttaccctgctttttgcagaggctgtttccaggattcgaacccgtgaccttttagtcacatggcaacaactttaccgttgcgccaaggctccacTTCCATAAAACCATTAAACATGAGAAGATAAAGTACAACAATGATGATAGCACATTGAGGTATTAGAAATTAACTACAGATAGAAGATTATGACAGCACAAGTTGCACTGAGCACACTTCACAAAGTGTTATCAACATTATTTTCAGAGATCAACTGTCAGGAAGTGCCAAAGAGTCCTCCAAATGGGAGATAACAAGAACACGATTAATGGTTGTGAAATAGAGCACATTTTGATACaagcttaattttttttaccaggGTATTGTTCAGAACATACATCCACTATGCAATCAGTTGTGATGAATTTCACAGTAAGAGAAAATTCTGTAATGACTTATTAATTCCATGGAGCCaaccaaaaaaacaaaaacaaaaaatagtCAGGAAGTTACAGACCTCATCAAGTGCATCTTCCAAGAACCCTGGAGAGAGTTGTCTTCCTCTATGGGCAGGTTGTGCATACTTGCGGTTAACCTTTTCTCTTTTCCTATGAAGAAGTGCATTGGCTCTAATAGTTTGGCCAACAACCTACAAAATTTTACCATGTACAAGGAAATCACGAAGCCAGAACCACACCCAAAGTGAAGGGCACGCAGCCCCCAATATTATGCAGTGGTTTTTTTTCTTAGGGAAAAGAAGGATGAGTATGCATTAGTTATAGTTATAAAATTTCTAATGTGTATGCCATCAAATATATTTACTACAAAAGAAACCATAGTCCAAAAGGTAATAATTAGAATTCCAGTAACAAAGTATCAAGATATAAGAGTAGTTTCTtaaccttttctttttcttctttctctctctctGGATCAATCTCCGTAATACAATTCTTCACCTTATAAACTTTTTTATGACGCGAATCAACAAGAGCAGTCAATAAACGGTGGGACTTAGATGACAAAGAAGATGGCATAAACCTCATCTTTTGTAAGAGCCTGCCTTGAGATTGCAAAATTCCCTGCAAATAAAAGTATTTAAAAGATTGTCAATAATGGTTAATAATAATTCTAAATACCTACCCTATTGGAGCAAGGAAAAATTAAACATGCATTTTATTCATCCACTTTAATCATTTGTTGGTTAATATAACAAACTTAAGGCATGGATAACAATTCTGCACCTTTCCACGTCGAAGAAAAAGGTGGCTTTGATCATGATGTGCATCATTCACTGATATGTCTAGAACTTCATTTCCAATCAACAACTGTAGACTTCCATCTTTCCACCTCACAAACCTTGCATTACTTTCATACTGCAGAAATACATGACCAACAAAAAAGTACATAAGACAATGTTTCCCATTTCTGTTAGTATGAAACTATAATCCCTTAACAGGATATTTTATCAAGCTCAGAGACTTCAAATACATATAGAATCTTAGTGGTGGGACTAAGGATTTATATCAGGTTGTATGGTACCTCCTATCTGTATGTATACCAAATGGTTTGATAATATTGGGCCTTCAAAGAAAGTAGGGGCCTTGTGTACCTcataattctttaaaattattttagatagatCCTAGGAAGTGTAGCTTGCTATAAGATAAGGTATTTAAAAAATGAGCCAGTTTTTTATAGAGCACATAACTTTGATCTTTGGTTTaaggtaatataattttaattataataaaaaagataCAAAACTATATAATGTTGTTTAAAACATTAGTTATGAGAACTAACATGGAAACTTCTAACATGAGGTCATATGATACTTGAGGTTGCCGAGATGAAAGAAGTAGAAGCAACTATTGTCTGTGATAGTAATTTACTAATCTAGGAGACCTCCAATTGTGAAGTTGACAAGGAAGAAAGTAAAGAAAAGGAATAGGGAGAGAAATTAACACATTCATCTTATTCAAGGCTCATGTAACATATTTCAGAATAGAAAGTTTTTGCTCACAGAGACTGTGCCATCACGGTTCTTCACCATTCTCCAGCGCACAATATTGTCTTCTAAGCGAATTCGTTTCTTCACACCAGATTCATCAGTTACAAAAACATCTTCTTCAACATATGTCTTAGGATCAAAAGGCTTTGGTTCAATGCCCATGATGTTAGAAACTTTAATGACATTCATCTGAGGAATAAAAAAAAGAATATATATCTGTTAAACAAGTCATTCTGTGGGCATAAGTTATGAAACATATGACAGTAGATAATGTAGATTGATAGGAGAAGAAAGCAGATTCAAGTTTTTTAGATTACATCTATATGCTAAATTGTGGATTATCATCAAATGTATTCATGGGGAGGAAAAAAAGAGAACCACATTGGCAGATATTAACCATGCAAAAAAATTGTGACCTAATGACATGATCTTTGACCTCAAGATCATTAGAAAAAAGACAATAAGCATCATTCTAGGAAACAATGAGTTACAATTATTCACCAAATACAGTTCATTTCACCATACGATGAAGTGTTATCTCAGGAGGCGTAGAATTGTGACATCAACTAAAACAAATGTAACAATAACTCACCCGATCAGGTCGGCTAGGTGGCAGTTGCAAAGGAACATCCAAAACCAATGGGGGGCCAACTGGTTTTTCTTTAGGTTTATCGTCAAAATTTTCATCCTCTGTTCCATATTGCATGTCCTCATCAGGCACTATATCTTCTGGCTTTAGATCTTGTTCATAGTTTGTTTCCTCCTCTGCAGGAGATCTCTGGCACAAAATAATCAGGAAAAACACTTACAttgacaaaaataaataaataaataaatagataaaagagaTCAAATGACTATAAATTCTTGCTTTGGACTAACAATATAACAAACAATCAATTATCCTAACATGACTAAGGCAAAACTATATACATACACCAGATATCATTTTGAATTCAAACACCAATTCAACTGATGTGACGCCagttgaaaaaaaaatgacaTGGCACAAAGGGATATCTATCTCACATAGATCCCAGACAAAGAAATCTCATGACGAGGAAAAAGCTTATTTAAATCAAAAAGCTATTTACAAGAGGGGTGGAGTTGGTTAAACCAATCATATCAAAAAACATATCTACAAAATATCTTTGTTTCTAGAAACAATCAAAAGAAATAAGTAAGTTTTTGCACTCTCACATGTGAATCATGCTCAATTTCATCTTGACCACCATATTCAGCCTGTTCATCCTCATCAGAATCTCCAAATACATCACGAACAACTTCTTCATCTTTTTGCTCATCCATTGACCTGCCTCAGAAGCAGAACCTTTCATAAGAATGCACCAGAGCAGGCTTTGAGACAATTTTAAATCAGTAATCTAAGGAAAACAAAGTCATCAGCATAAATGTGTATAGGGTACAGATCCAGATAAATAATAGATTTTCTGTTTACAGAGAAGTTCGACACAATATGGTTACCCTTTTCTGGAGAGGCACTGAAAAACATTAGAAGAAAAAGGTTCTATTACACCATATAACAGTATTGAAATGACCAAACATCCAAACTAGCCCTTGAAAGAATCAAACAATTGGAGCACTAAGACATTTTGAAGCATTGACTTTAAACATATGTCAATCATCTTGAATATAGTGTTAACCTTTATATTGCTACTAATTTAGTAAATAAAGCCAAATTCCAAATGAACCTGAACTGAGAATACATTCAAAATATGAAGGAAAAAAAACGTTGCCACAAAATAAAAGTGTGAACAAAACCTTAGTTGATATTTCACCTTGACTTCCTGGGTTGATCAGAGTCAATCTCTTCATCTTCATGATCAGCATATCGATTATCTTCAGATTCCTCAGACTCACTGGCCAtcacttctcttcttctgctgGTCGTTACCCTTTGTCCATAACCTTCTTCCTCACTTTCtccatcttttggttcactttcCATCTTCTCATAACTAATTCCTCTTTCTGGAGAACTTTGGAATCTTTCGCCCTCACTCTCTACTTGCTCAAGATCAACATCATGAGCTTCAGCTTCACTTTCCATTTCAACCTCACCTTGCCCCTCCATTTCACCTTCACCATAGTTCTCAGCCTCACCTTCACCCTCACCATCATTCTCAGCCTCAAGATCACCATCATTCTCAGCCTCACCTTCACCTTCATCCTGAAGAAATAAGTCAACTAAGAAAATGTTGAAGTATCCTCTAAGACTCAAAGTCAAAGAAGTGGAAAGTGAAGCAATGAAGGAAGAGTGAAATCACAATACCGCAATAACAAGATTATTCATCATTACAATTGTCTACTCAGTTTCAGTATTTATCAAATTGTGCACAACATACAGCACAGCATTTCTCAGTTAGACGTGTACTACAACAGTTCATTCACTGTTATCAATATAAAGAAGGTGTGCAATTAATTTTCAGTTTACAGTAAAGCTCTAGGGTTACGGTTATTAAAACAACCATGAATTTTGCAAGTGTATGTTCCCAATTTATTTCATAAGAGATAAGATTTTTCCAGTGGCATTTATTATCTCATAATATGCAATCATGAGCAAAGAATTTGCAATTGCTCAACAATTCTGCTGAATAATCTTTCATTTACAAGTGCCACATATGACAAGGAATAtaaatagttagtaaaatatcattTTGTCCCTATAAGCTGCTCAGGGTTTCAATTAGATTACTGCCCCACTAGTTCATGTCATGTGGTTATTATGTCTTgttttaccatttattgattttatgatTAACTTTATTGATATATGTTACTCAAATACAGGTATGAATATTTGACACAGTATGGATCAAGATGTCAAGCTATCAAGTTTCAAGTCAGAATAT includes these proteins:
- the LOC122038352 gene encoding protein LEO1 homolog isoform X1; this encodes MAGERDMADETRNQMMQNLFGEQSEDEEEEEEVNSVHEAAANHSDYESDEGEGEAENDGDLEAENDGEGEGEAENYGEGEMEGQGEVEMESEAEAHDVDLEQVESEGERFQSSPERGISYEKMESEPKDGESEEEGYGQRVTTSRRREVMASESEESEDNRYADHEDEEIDSDQPRKSRSMDEQKDEEVVRDVFGDSDEDEQAEYGGQDEIEHDSHRSPAEEETNYEQDLKPEDIVPDEDMQYGTEDENFDDKPKEKPVGPPLVLDVPLQLPPSRPDRMNVIKVSNIMGIEPKPFDPKTYVEEDVFVTDESGVKKRIRLEDNIVRWRMVKNRDGTVSYESNARFVRWKDGSLQLLIGNEVLDISVNDAHHDQSHLFLRRGKGILQSQGRLLQKMRFMPSSLSSKSHRLLTALVDSRHKKVYKVKNCITEIDPEREKEEKEKVVGQTIRANALLHRKREKVNRKYAQPAHRGRQLSPGFLEDALDEEDEAEDYYSSHRGSARSRFEEDLEAEARAEKRIINAKKSNLHTNKPSLSAARSSKRPLEEYSESEKEESEYESEGEEIERSPMGAREDEQENEDEYEEEVDEEAADAISPSEEEEEPRKKIKETGRSNLKRKEIESDEESPPRKTVHRRKAVVYDSDED
- the LOC122038352 gene encoding protein LEO1 homolog isoform X2, with amino-acid sequence MAGERDMADETRNQMMQNLFGEQSEDEEEEEEVNSVHEAAANHSDYESDEGEGEAENDGDLEAENDGEGEGEAENYGEGEMEGQGEVEMESEAEAHDVDLEQVESEGERFQSSPERGISYEKMESEPKDGESEEEGYGQRVTTSRRREVMASESEESEDNRYADHEDEEIDSDQPRKSRSMDEQKDEEVVRDVFGDSDEDEQAEYGGQDEIEHDSHRSPAEEETNYEQDLKPEDIVPDEDMQYGTEDENFDDKPKEKPVGPPLVLDVPLQLPPSRPDRMNVIKVSNIMGIEPKPFDPKTYVEEDVFVTDESGVKKRIRLEDNIVRWRMVKNRDGTVSYESNARFVRWKDGSLQLLIGNEVLDISVNDAHHDQSHLFLRRGKGILQSQGRLLQKMRFMPSSLSSKSHRLLTALVDSRHKKVYKVKNCITEIDPEREKEEKEKVVGQTIRANALLHRKREKVNRKYAQPAHRGRQLSPGFLEDALDEEDEAEDYYSSHRGSARSRFEEDLEAEARAEKRIINAKKVKSTYK